In Paraburkholderia terrae, the DNA window CGCGTACTGCACCAGTTCCTTGAAGAACGGCGGCGCGAGCGAATCCAGATACACCTTCGCCTCGCGGATGATGTGCCGCGCGACGAACTCCGGCGTGTCCTCGAACATGTGGATGAAGCCATGCAGTTCGCGCAGGATGTCGTTCGGCAGATGGCGCGAGGTGCGCGTTTCGCCGTACAGGAAGATGGGGATGTCCGCATTGCGCTTGCGCACGGCCTCGACGAACGCGCGCAGATCGAGGATCGCGGGCGCGACGTCGGGCTTTTCACCGTCGCCGTTCTCGACGTAGGGCAGCAGTTCGTCGTCGTCGATCGACAGGATGAAGCACGACGCGCGGCTCGACTGCTGCGCGAACGACGTCAGATCGCCATAGCTCGTGAGACCCAGCACTTCCGCGCCTTCTTTCTCGATAGCCTCGGCGAGCGCCCGGATGCCGGAACCCGAGATGTTCTCGGAGCGGAAGTCCTCGTCGATGATGACGACGGGAAAACGAAACTTCATGTGCGATTCTCCAAAAAGAACGACCGCTGCTTCTGATGCGCAGCGGTCACCCGGATAGCTGGTGATTCAATGCGCGGTTGCGTTACGTCTTCGGTAACGTCACGCCATGCTGTCCTTGATATTTGCCGCCGCGATCCGCGTACGACACGTCGCAAATTTCGTCGCTTTCAAAGAACAGCACCTGCGCAACGCCTTCGTTCGCGTAGATTTTCGCAGGCAAAGGTGTCGTATTTGAGAATTCGAGCGTAACGTGCCCTTCCCATTCCGGCTCGAACGGCGTCACGTTGACGATGATGCCGCAGCGCGCATACGTCGATTTGCCGAGGCAAACCGTCAGCACGCTGCGCGGAATGCGGAAATACTCGACCGTGCGCGCGAGCGCGAACGAGTTCGGCGGAATGATGCAGACGTCGCCCTTGAAATCGACAAACGATTTCTCGTCAAAGTTCTTCGGATCGACGATGGTCGAGTTGATGTTCGTGAAGATCTTGAATTCGTCGGCGCAGCGGATGTCGTAGCCGTAGCTCGAGGTGCCGTAGCTGACAATCTTGCGACCGTCTTCCGTCACGCGCACCTGGCCTGGCGCGAACGGCTCGATCATCTTGTGCTCGGCGGCCATACGCCGGATCCACTTGTCGGATTTGATGCTCATAGGTACACGCTGCTGACGGGGTGAAATCGGGCCGGCTGACGCTTGCGCGCCGCTTTCGCAACGCGCGCCGCCGGACGAAAGGCGCTTATTTTACGCGAACATGGCGGGCGTGCCCGATGCGAGCTGAATCGTGTGCGCGGACGTGCCGCGCAATAGCGCGCGCCGGCTTGACAGCCATCGACGATGCAACACGGATAACGGCAGGAATTGAAGCGGAACAGGCGGAAGAGCGGGCGTTTGCATACCGCGCAAACGATTGGCGGACAAAAGGCGGTGGCGATGCAGTGCGAGCTGCGGCGGGTGAACGGTGCTGCTTACTGGCGGATCAGCCCGCACGCAAGCGCGGGGCCGGCGCCGTGTTGCGGATACGCGTAGGGATCGGACGCTTCGCGGTGGACCAGCACGGCGCGCTGCAGCACGGAACGCACGCCGTCGAGCGAGACATCGGGCGCCACGATGAAGCCCGCCGCCACGCCCGCCGCGTCCGCGTGGATATTGCCGAGATCGCCCTCGACGCGCGAGCCCGACTTCAGACGCTCCGCAGCTGGCGCGAACACGGCGCCCGCGCCGGCGCCGTCGGCGGAATTGCAATCGCCGCGTTCGTGCACCTGCAGCGCGTGATCGCTGTTCGGCGGCAAGCCCGTGAGGTTGTAGGTAACCTGAACACCGTCCGAACGCTCGATGAACGTGACCATGCCGCGCGCCTGGTTGCCCAGCGTCGGCAGCAGTTGCGCGTCAGCGCGTTTCTCCTGTGGCTTCATGAAGCCCATGCACCCTGACAACAGGGCGCTGGTCGCAGCCAGGACGACGATGGTCTTGATCGCCTCGCCGCCGATTCGTTTTCTCATGCGATCCTCTTGTCGAGCGCCGGCCGCCCCCGCGACCGCGTTGCCGGACCTGATGAAGCCGACATGATACCGCGAGCGGGGCCGCATTCAGACCCCTTTCTCCCCGCTCCTGAAGAGTTGTTCGACCCGTTGTTCAGTTGCCCCGCGCCGACTACCAGACTGGGGCATTTCGCGCCTTATGTGTTCTGCACGACGATGGTCGGGAACTTCGAGCTCATGTCGCGCGAGCGCTCGGCGATATGAATCGCGACCTTGCGCGCAATCGTCCGATAGATCTCCGCGATGCGGCCGTCCGGATCCGCTGCCACCGTCGGTGTGCCCGAGTCGGCCTGTTCGCGGATCGCGATGTCGAGCGGCAGGCTGCCGAGCACGTCGACGCCATATTCCTTCGACATGCGCTCCGCCCCGCCCGTCCCGAAGATATGCTCTTCGTGGCCGCAGTTCGAGCAGATGTGCAGGCCCATGTTCTCGACGATGCCGAGAATCGGAATGCCCACCTTCTCGAACATCTTCAAGCCCTTCTTCGCATCGAGCAACGCGATGTCCTGCGGCGTCGTGACGATCACGGCACCCGTCACGGGCACGCGCTGCGACAGCGTGAGCTGGATATCACCCGTGCCTGGCGGCATGTCGACGATCAGGTAGTCGAGATCTTTCCAGTTGGTCTGACGCAGCAACTGCTCGAGCGCGGACGTGGCCATCGGGCCGCGCCACACCATCGGGTTGTCCTGTTCGACCAGAAAGCCGATCGAGTTCGCCTGCACGCCGTGGCCCGCCATCGGGTTCATCGACTGGCCGTCGGGCGACTCGGGGCGGCCTTCGATGCCGAGCATCATCGGCAGCGACGGGCCGTAGATGTCGGCATCCAGAATACCCACCGACGCGCCTTCGCTCGCCAGCGCAAGCGCGAGGTTCACGGCCGTCGTGCTCTTGCCGACACCGCCCTTGCCCGACGCAACGGCCACGATATTCTTCACGTTCGGCAACAGTTTGACGCCGCGCTGCACGGTATGCGCAGCGATGTCCTGCGACACTTGCACGCGCGCCGATCCGACACCAGGCACCGCGCGCAGCGCGTTCTCGACGAGCGCACGAATCGCTTCGAACTGACGCCTGGCCGGATAGCCGAGTACCACGTCGACGCTGACCGTGGCACCATCGACGTTGACGTTCTTGAAGTTCTTCGCTGCCGCGAAGGGCTTCTGGGTGTTGGGGTCGGTGATGGCCGCGAGGGCCGCGTCTACCAAAGCCCGATCGATGCTCATTGAGTCTCCGTGGGAACGCTTGGCGAGGTGCGCGATCGAAGTCTGCGCCACACGCCTGAAATATTGAAAGAAATTGTTAGCCGGCATTGCCTAAAACCTGTCTCATTGGCACGCTTGCCGCGCAAGTTTTGCAATAGGGCCGAATCGTCGTCTGCTCAGTCGTCATTGTAGTGGCTGGCGCAGGGGCCTGCCGGAAGACCCTTTCCGGCTGTCGGCACGGTTCGCGAGCCCTTGCAACTGTCGACCGTTTAATTAAAGAGAGGAACCAGA includes these proteins:
- the dcd gene encoding dCTP deaminase yields the protein MSIKSDKWIRRMAAEHKMIEPFAPGQVRVTEDGRKIVSYGTSSYGYDIRCADEFKIFTNINSTIVDPKNFDEKSFVDFKGDVCIIPPNSFALARTVEYFRIPRSVLTVCLGKSTYARCGIIVNVTPFEPEWEGHVTLEFSNTTPLPAKIYANEGVAQVLFFESDEICDVSYADRGGKYQGQHGVTLPKT
- a CDS encoding superoxide dismutase family protein — translated: MRKRIGGEAIKTIVVLAATSALLSGCMGFMKPQEKRADAQLLPTLGNQARGMVTFIERSDGVQVTYNLTGLPPNSDHALQVHERGDCNSADGAGAGAVFAPAAERLKSGSRVEGDLGNIHADAAGVAAGFIVAPDVSLDGVRSVLQRAVLVHREASDPYAYPQHGAGPALACGLIRQ
- the apbC gene encoding iron-sulfur cluster carrier protein ApbC; translated protein: MSIDRALVDAALAAITDPNTQKPFAAAKNFKNVNVDGATVSVDVVLGYPARRQFEAIRALVENALRAVPGVGSARVQVSQDIAAHTVQRGVKLLPNVKNIVAVASGKGGVGKSTTAVNLALALASEGASVGILDADIYGPSLPMMLGIEGRPESPDGQSMNPMAGHGVQANSIGFLVEQDNPMVWRGPMATSALEQLLRQTNWKDLDYLIVDMPPGTGDIQLTLSQRVPVTGAVIVTTPQDIALLDAKKGLKMFEKVGIPILGIVENMGLHICSNCGHEEHIFGTGGAERMSKEYGVDVLGSLPLDIAIREQADSGTPTVAADPDGRIAEIYRTIARKVAIHIAERSRDMSSKFPTIVVQNT